A DNA window from bacterium contains the following coding sequences:
- a CDS encoding C1 family peptidase: MASIPTWQIGRYRRSHITEEEVGSHVPEVSSVKKSLTRLAALALSMVLPGAALLVPWIATAAQPPNPAWRPAPVIHITFIERFASGYAPEVDLRPIIMRRGLAVRDQGNRGTCTVFATTFLIEYQRAAMTSAHGSGAALSEEYLNWAGNKATGEDNDGGFFTKIISGYQAWGVAPNASMPYLPAYDPTHPATPSASTIAAAKAMFPVRYPFTILKVWDNTKGLTPAELQRVLATLRSGRPVATGIWWLTNFATVTVDGVPLLKDYPRSANSGSNPPMFDGHSIDLVGFHESRAFPGGGYFIFRNSFGPDFGNAGYGFVSFQYLRAYANDAIAISPPPWRPVRK, translated from the coding sequence ATGGCGTCCATCCCCACGTGGCAAATTGGTCGCTACCGTAGATCGCATATCACGGAAGAAGAGGTTGGGAGCCACGTTCCGGAGGTGTCGTCCGTGAAGAAGTCGCTTACTCGGCTTGCCGCCTTGGCGCTGTCAATGGTACTGCCTGGTGCGGCGCTGCTCGTTCCCTGGATAGCCACTGCAGCCCAACCACCGAACCCCGCGTGGCGACCCGCGCCAGTGATCCATATCACCTTCATCGAGCGTTTCGCTTCCGGTTACGCGCCGGAAGTCGACCTTCGCCCCATCATCATGCGCCGCGGACTCGCCGTGCGCGACCAGGGCAATCGCGGCACGTGCACCGTGTTCGCGACGACGTTTCTGATCGAGTATCAGCGGGCCGCGATGACCAGCGCACACGGGAGCGGGGCTGCGCTGTCGGAGGAGTATCTCAACTGGGCGGGCAACAAAGCGACCGGCGAAGACAACGACGGCGGATTCTTCACGAAGATAATCAGCGGGTATCAGGCCTGGGGGGTCGCGCCAAACGCGAGCATGCCGTACCTGCCGGCATACGATCCCACCCATCCCGCGACGCCGAGCGCCTCGACCATCGCCGCGGCCAAGGCGATGTTTCCGGTGCGATACCCGTTCACCATCCTCAAGGTCTGGGACAACACGAAGGGGCTGACACCCGCGGAGCTGCAGCGCGTGCTGGCGACGCTCCGGTCCGGCCGTCCCGTGGCCACCGGAATCTGGTGGCTCACGAACTTCGCCACGGTGACCGTCGACGGCGTGCCGCTGCTCAAGGATTATCCTCGTAGCGCCAACTCGGGCTCTAACCCTCCGATGTTCGACGGCCATTCCATCGACCTGGTCGGGTTCCACGAATCGCGCGCCTTTCCCGGCGGCGGCTACTTCATCTTCCGGAACAGCTTCGGCCCGGACTTCGGGAACGCCGGGTATGGGTTCGTCTCGTTCCAGTACCTGCGTGCCTACGCGAACGACGCCATCGCCATATCGCCGCCGCCCTGGCGACCGGTTCGGAAATAG